A DNA window from Halorubrum sp. DM2 contains the following coding sequences:
- the gdhB gene encoding glutamate dehydrogenase GdhB, translated as MTSTQTDQDEIEHTSALETARRQLDGAAEYVDLDCGVVERLKHPTRVVEVSVPLERDDGEVEVFTGYRAQHDDVRGPYKGGLRYHPDVTAEECIGLSMWMTWKCAVMDLPFGGGKGGVVVNPKELSDDEKERLTRRFAEEIRDEVGPNQDIPAPDMGTDVQTMAWFMDAYSMQQGETVPGVVTGKPPVVGGSYGREEAPGRSVAIISREAMAYYEKDIEESTVAVQGYGSVGANAARLLDEWGATIVAVSDVNGAIYDSTGLETQAVPSHKEEPEGVMKHDAPNTLTNSELLELDVDVVIPAAVGNVITSGNADQIQADIVVEGSNGPTTAEADDILGDRNIKIVPDILANAGGVTVSYFEWLQDINRRQWSRERVITELESEMISAWDSVKSEVEGRDLRWREAAYVVALERIGAAKEARGLWP; from the coding sequence ATGACATCCACACAAACAGACCAAGACGAGATAGAACACACATCCGCGCTCGAAACAGCACGCCGTCAACTCGACGGTGCGGCTGAGTACGTCGATCTCGACTGTGGAGTCGTCGAGCGTCTTAAGCACCCAACGAGGGTGGTCGAAGTTTCGGTCCCCCTGGAACGTGACGACGGTGAGGTTGAAGTCTTTACTGGCTACCGTGCACAGCACGATGACGTTCGGGGACCATACAAGGGAGGTCTCCGGTATCACCCAGATGTCACCGCAGAGGAGTGTATCGGGCTGTCGATGTGGATGACCTGGAAATGTGCCGTGATGGATCTTCCATTTGGTGGGGGTAAGGGTGGCGTTGTCGTGAATCCCAAAGAACTTAGTGACGACGAAAAAGAGCGCCTCACTCGTCGGTTCGCTGAAGAGATCCGTGATGAAGTAGGGCCAAATCAGGATATTCCAGCGCCCGATATGGGTACTGACGTACAGACGATGGCGTGGTTTATGGACGCTTACAGTATGCAACAGGGCGAAACGGTTCCCGGTGTTGTAACGGGGAAGCCTCCGGTCGTTGGTGGGAGCTACGGCCGTGAGGAGGCCCCTGGAAGAAGCGTCGCAATAATCTCGCGTGAGGCGATGGCGTATTATGAGAAGGATATCGAAGAGTCAACAGTCGCTGTTCAGGGGTACGGAAGTGTTGGAGCGAACGCTGCCCGTCTCCTCGACGAGTGGGGAGCCACTATCGTGGCCGTTAGTGACGTGAACGGAGCTATCTATGATTCTACTGGGCTCGAGACCCAAGCTGTTCCGTCGCATAAAGAAGAGCCGGAGGGGGTTATGAAGCACGACGCTCCGAACACGCTCACCAATTCGGAACTCTTGGAGTTGGACGTTGATGTCGTTATCCCGGCAGCAGTCGGAAACGTCATCACATCCGGCAACGCTGATCAGATCCAAGCAGACATCGTGGTTGAGGGATCAAACGGCCCAACGACTGCCGAAGCAGATGATATCCTCGGCGATCGAAATATCAAAATCGTACCGGATATTCTTGCTAATGCCGGTGGAGTGACCGTGTCCTACTTTGAGTGGCTACAGGACATTAATCGCCGCCAGTGGTCCAGAGAGCGCGTCATTACTGAACTGGAGTCGGAGATGATTTCTGCGTGGGACAGCGTCAAATCTGAAGTCGAAGGTCGTGATCTCCGTTGGCGGGAAGCAGCATACGTTGTCGCGCTTGAACGGATCGGGGCAGCGAAAGAGGCGCGTGGGCTTTGGCCGTAA